A stretch of DNA from Takifugu flavidus isolate HTHZ2018 chromosome 13, ASM371156v2, whole genome shotgun sequence:
TGACTGGAAAAGGTCCAGCGCCGGCAAGTTTAGAGCTCACGCACCAACGCAAATAAGAGGATAATCCTTTAACAGCCACCTGGATATTCCAATAAAATAAGATTGAAATATTCCACTTAGCCGCAATGTCTAATGCAAGACCTAAGTCCATCATTTACACTTAAAGAAGCTCCTGACAGCACGTTCAAGATTCAAGGGGAAACATAAGGGCCATCTTAGGAACTGGGGTTTATGGgcagtgtgagcagcagtgtaacagaaaataagactaaacacatttaaaggcGCATAAACAAcatctgaaggaaaaaaaatagaagaggTCGGGGgcagcatgtgtttgtgtgtcactaTGATCCACTGGAGCCGAGCTGTTCAGAGCCGCTGGGGATCAGAGGTGTGATCAGCAGCccctgactcaggtccagaccGCGGCCTTCCTTCTCCTGTACAAACACAACCACAGAAGTGGGACTGAAGCCCGGACCAGAGACCAAAGTGGTGGCGTCCGTGCTCAGATGGGGGTGTATCAAAAATGTattcatcagttatttgatatatcaaaattaagttgtgaattaaaacacccaatgattggtgaataaaaataatgccaattgtcaagggtgcccaaactttctcataccactgtatgACTCGCTAGTGACACATGGATCTTTgtttcattaataataataattaacttTTTATTAGTCTATTGCCAAAGTATCGGATCGGTATCGGTTTATTGCTTAAACTCACAGTTCTGTATGCCAGGAACATCTCCTTGAAGGCCAAGAAGTCAGTGAATGTCAGCAGCATGTCAAAGATATCACCAGAAACCTCCTCTTTGTGCTGCCTGCAGATGAAACGGAAAGAATGCAGCTTTACGTCATTACGATTTCCACACGATAAAGCCGGGATTTGAAAGAACCATCAGACAAGTTGACTTACTCATGtctgataaaataataaatcagtcaATTacgaaatcattttaaatatcttAATGTAATGTGTTGAGCAAAGAAATGTGTGAGTTACTTAGGGAGAAATCTAGATGTCACCTCTTACATGAGAATGTCTATGAATGTGCTCATGTTAAAGCCAGGGATCCTCtgcatcagctgctcctccaggtgtTTTTCCACTAAATTAACCTGGAAAAAAACTCAGACTTCAGATTAATAAAGTCAAACGAACGATAAAGTACTGAACAGGCTGAGTGTGAGTTTCATTATAAAGCAACAAGCTGTCCAATAACTCACATATTCATTGAAGATTGCTGTGTAGCTGAGCTTGTTCTCATCAGAGTCATCAAACTCCAGGTAGTGCTTCTCCAGGAAACTCTGTTGAAGCTGCTGGAACTTCTcctctaaaaagaaaaatgatgtaCAGCacgttttcctttttatttaagTCCATTCCATTTCTGTCCATGGGTAGTTCCGTAGTATTGAAGGAGACCTGATTAACAATATAGGAAAAGCCATAATACCCATGATTATATCCTCTATACAGCCAATAACAGCATCAAATGAAGCATCGGTGACTGAAGAACTGAAATGAGAAGCACAAAAGGAGGTTCAAGTCAGGCAAAACATCTTCATCAACATTGGAGGAAGTCTTTGATCAGTGCGGCAGCGAAATCTTTCCTTCACTTTTTACTCGTACATTATCTGCCCTCTCGCATATTTACGATTTTGGAATGGGTTAAGAATTGGTATTCTGAGATGTTGGTTTTCTTCAAAGGTTTTGAAGAAAGTTAGAGAGAACCCAcctggaactagcaaagttttcttcatccaaGTCCACCATGTCAACCATGTTCTCTCCACAGGACCTTCCATCtacagaatatttacaaagaccATCTGAGCTCCTATTTTAACCACACGACCATTTGTTGTAAAAAGCTGAATTATTGCATTTCGCAATAAAGCGACGTTGGAACATAAATACTTCACAAAGGCTCAAAAACTAGACCTACTAGCTGCTGGTTAGCTAACCTTAGCgtgtttaaatgtgattttatgaATAGTTTGGATTTATATTCTAAATTCATACATTTGTTGAGCAACATTACTTGTGGCAAGATGAGATTAAATGACCTACGTTGTTCCTGGACGTCCATTTCGCGTTTCAAAGCCCTGTAAATAGCGAATGTATAATCGATGTTACCAAGGAAACGGAGAACATGTGCGCCTTTGTGTCGCGTCCGGTCGAAAAGGAAAAGCGTACTATGGTTCCTAGGGACGAAGAAAACCACGATCGACGGTCACGATTATCCAATATTACATTAAttattttttctattaaaatgtgTATGGAAAAATATGCTTCTGACTAACAGCTTGCTTTTAATAATTCAGCgtgaaaacaacatttctcaACCATTTAGAATGACGTATCTGGGTATTACAAATACCATTTTTCGCTCAATGATGTAAATTGACCCTTATCAACTTCCTCCCacccaataaataaataaatgtagcGAACATTGACCTGTTACGTAACTCTCAAAACGAAACAAACCCAGGCCAGGAGTATAAGAAAGGTTTTTAATTTGTTCCATATTACGttcaatattcaatatttcATTCCCCGTTACTAGCTACGTTACACGGAAATGTATCCATCCCGATGTATTTATCATTAGTTCTTCGTTTAATTAACAGCTATGTCGTCATGTCGTGAGCATACTTCCGTGTTGTGGGCGTGACGTCACCGCCAGTGTCTGCAGCAGCCAGCGTTCTGCTGGAGCTTTGTATCCGTGTTAAATCGGTAAAAACAGTTCCAGCCGATATCAAAGTAAGTCCGTGGCTTGATAAAATATGTCTTAATCGTGATGTTCATCAGTTGCCCTTCGAGTGGTTTGTCTTTTTGACAGCTAAGCTAAAAACCTGTACCGTTGTAGTGTAGTGTACCGCTAACCGGAGCCTCTGGTGAACAATGACTAAACCAGTGGAAAAAGATGATGGTTGGGGCATTTAGGTCAAGTGACACTTGTCTTAAGGCATTTGTCTCAAGGGTTAGTATTACGGTTCAGAACGCTAAAAACGTGTCTATCACTCAGACGGATAATAGATTAATAAGCAGGGAGCCGCAAGAGTCAGTTATGAAAGGCATTTTCCCAAAGCCTCGGTTGTTTGGTTAGACACACTTGATGTTCCGAAGCTTTTATCCATGGATTAGTCTGCGGTAGACCGTGAGAGTTGCCCACACACCTGCAAGCCAAAGCTGAACTGAGACACTTTCCATGCGAACCTCCCAAACTAGACTTGTGCAAACACGcagatcttttcttctttcccccccctccaggTTGTCACATCATGAGCCA
This window harbors:
- the arl2bp gene encoding ADP-ribosylation factor-like protein 2-binding protein; this encodes MDVQEQHGRSCGENMVDMVDLDEENFASSSSSVTDASFDAVIGCIEDIIMEEKFQQLQQSFLEKHYLEFDDSDENKLSYTAIFNEYVNLVEKHLEEQLMQRIPGFNMSTFIDILMQHKEEVSGDIFDMLLTFTDFLAFKEMFLAYRTEKEGRGLDLSQGLLITPLIPSGSEQLGSSGS